The sequence tagtattttgttaaagaaaaaccaaaaatgattggaagtgatatttggaacaactACACAATCCCAATCcaaatagatactcgactccatttctagctctctgtgaaaatcgatcccgacccacaaatcgggtaaaagctattatgaccctctcttcctactttttagtagtgcggagtaggcaACGATCAGCAACGTAGATCTCCAataggttggttcgagccgggcgaggctaggcttttgggtacagacttagcacatgatgccttggacaagATGAAAgtgatttaggagcggcttcgtacagcgcagtcaacacaaaagagttatgctgacaggaaggttcgtgatgtgtttTACATAgtcggggagaaggttctgctgaaggcttcacccatgaagggtgttatgagatttgggatgaagggaaaattgagccctcggtttattgggacttttgaggtgctttggagaattggggaggtggcttatgacctcgctttgccacctagcttgtcggggGTGCTTCCGGTATTTTATGtctctatgctccaaaagtatatcgtcgatccatctcatgtttttgatttcagcatggttcagttagatgatgatttgacttatgacatggagctagtggctattttggagtggCAGGTCTGAaggttgagatcaaaggatatagcttcactgaaagtgcagtggagaagtcagcccgtggaggagactacttgggagaccgagtggaagatgcgaagcagatatccatatctatttgaggctttaggtatgtttctaaactcgtttgaggacaaacgtttgtttaaggggggaggatgtaatgatccggccggtcgtttcatgacttttagccctgttttccccatttcttctcctttatgtgttgttcagttgtattgtgtggtatcgtgttggttggttcaggttcagagtggttttgaaaaggaatgagacacttagtctcttatttaaaagtttaagttggaaaagtcaatcggatgttgacttatgtgtagaagaTCTCGGATGCGAATTCTAATGGTTCGATTAGcctcgttaggtgatttggactTACGAGCATGTTCgtaatataatttggaggtctggggtagatttagacttgaattggtgaaattggaaatttggcatttttcggtcaaTAGTCAAAAtgttgatatcggggtcagaatggaattctagaaaattggagtaggtctgtagtgtcatttgtgacgtgtgtgcaaaatttcaggtcatttggaggtGAATTAGTAGGTTTCGGCTTCGTTTGCAGAATTTGAATGTTTGGGGGTTCTTAGGCTTGagtccgagggtaatttggtgttgtTTGGAGTGTTCCAAAGttttgtataagtttgaatactggtatatgacttgttggtgcttttggttgatgtTCCTAGGGCCTCCAGATGAATTTggatggttggcggaaagttTGGAACTTGGTTtgagcagctgaagctgctgcttctaTCATTTCCGCACatgcagattggggaccgcaaCAGCGAGGTCGCAGATGCAAGAGGGAGGCCACAGATGCGGAGAATTGGAAATTGAGTCAAAGCCTACGCACAAAGGACTGCACCTGCAAGACCGCAGATGCAGGTGTTGACCGCAGAAGCAAGGTTTTCAGGCTTAAGTGAAAACTGCACCTACAAGGATTTTCCCACAGGTACGGTGTCGTAGAAGCAACATGGTGACCGTAGATGAGGATAACGCTGGGCAGACGGGATTTGAGCTTTGGGCAGTGATTCTCAAGAGGAATCAAGGGTTATCAATTGGGTAAGCTACTTGAACCTTATATTTTGTGTTTGTGATGATTTTCCACTATTTAATCATGGAAGTTTTGGGAAATTGGAGAGAGGGtgaaggggttagggcttgagtttggagagttttgattgaggatttgagggaccatttgaggtcgaatcttgatgattttggtatgtatagactcgggagtgaaaggagtttccagttttgtaatttttgtcggattccaagacgtggtacccgggggccgggtttggggGAAATTCGGGGTTGGGTTTGAATTGATAGTTTTTCGTTTGGAATTGATTACTTGGCCTATATGGATTGCATTGTATTGCTTTTGGTTTGATTCGGGATATTTGGAGGCAGATTCCAAAGGAAAAGGCATAGCAGAATAGGattttggcttggcttgaggtaagtaatgctttCAAACTTAGTTCTAagggttcaaaaccccgaactatgtgttatatgattaaatattgaggtgacgcaaatgccaagtgatgggcgtgtgggcgtgcaccgtaaaaATTGTGGCCTGGTTTATTCCATGGCACCACTTAGTGACTccttttgttgatatctgtgttgtgATTATATGATTAAGGAAATGAACTGTAAATCATACTAATTATCATGTTAGGGATTCACGCCATGACTGTTGAGTCCCGAGCtgtcgtttcttgttgtcatctcattAGTtccattgatattctgtacttagtcttgttcatgcatatcatatcatgtctcagtctcggttgttgttatttggcacatcatatcattatttcgggctagtttcatggcattgtgagcccgtgtgtgtgagactggagagtgattactaagtgaggccgagatcctgattatgagtgacaattatgggattgggctgcacaccACAACAGATTATTGATTATGCCTTCATTGGTTTGTTATAGTGCTTGGATTGAAAgaagcccctccgaagtctatacaccccctagtgagcgcagatgatattattgagggacgAATTTCCATGGACATTGATTTGTCCGAACTATTGATACCTGGAGATTGATTTCTCCTCAGGGTTGGATTACCCTTGTGCCTCGGTACCGGTTGACTTAAATTCAGTGAtatatatgttccgggatggatttcgctgggccggatggccatatgcgATACctagtggttgagcacttgagagtgggagcACATGGTGCATTTTCATACATTTATGGCATTTACATGTAAAGATTTATTGAGCTTTATACTTTTCCTTGTTCGGATTCGTGTTTGCTTTACTGTTGAATTGAATAATTAAACTACCAGCATGCATACTTTACTGTTCCATTTAAATATGTTATAACTACTGAGGTTTAGTTCGCCACTACCTATCCTTCCATAGTTTAGACTTGTTACTTTCTGAGTTGGTGTATGCACGTTACCTcatgcaccttgtatgcagattcaAGTACTTTTGGATCCAGTGGCGGTTGTCGATCGAGGCCTCTGACTTAGGATATTATTGAGGTatctgcatggcgttcgcaggccttggcacTCCTTCTTATTCTCGAGTTGTATTTCAGTTTCTCCTTTAGACATTATGATAGATTATGTAGTTTCCTTAGATGCTCATccactcagtgacaccccgattttgggctggattgtatctattcttggagtttcttatgtttcaaatagTTTCTTTAACTGCTAAAAACTTCTGTTAATATTTTCAAACTTAGTGTTATGATAttgattgttgagttgaggctggtctagtttcacaataggcgccatcacgacgaatcgggttttgggttgtgatagtGATAGATTAGTGTATTGGGTGAGTTAACCAATCAAGTGAAGCAGAATACTTTACTGGCCCCGCACGATAGTTATTAACCTCGTAAAATCTTTGGacaaattttgatacatatcaaaaactttatgtaaaaatatagtattggtaacataaatacaaattttatacgaCGATTCATACATTAGacaactattttttaactttcatacaacattcaaattaAAAGAATAACTACAATAGAATACAATTACATATAAttatactacaactttactacaattttataagtatattgtatgttatgtgttCTTCGGACCCGTTTGGcaatagattttgccaaaataaatttgggtttaTTTGGaaaacacatgtttggccatagattttgccgaCAATTTTGCAAAATTGCAAATCCCAAATTTtaaatcccaaaaccagctcaatagcGTGATTTTGGGCCAAAAGATCACTATTACATTTTATAAAAATTGCCCCAtgcttttatattttataaaagagcccactatttactattttgtaacaatgttgcttcgtcttctcgaTCTTCTGATTGTACTATGGTTTGCGGTAATATAATGGATATTATTGATAATAGTACTGTTGGATATTTGTGATAGGTTTTAGAATttatgggtataagtcatgtttcatgtttttccaaaaataaatttgggaaatatgttttgaaaactgatgtccaaacacattttcatcttcataCCGAACTTCACCCgtatcagatttttcaaaacaaatttgggaatctatggccaaacgctagcttcttcttcttcttcttaaattcaaccAAAAcaaagtctaatcttcaccaagtaccctcaaaattgagatataaacttcaaataatatttctaattgtttgcaacaacacccaatccaaacaaataatggtttttaaaacccaaattcgaattcaaagctttatGATAGATTAGTATTCGAATCTTCAATTCCTACGACCTGGAGGTTACTTCAATAGGTTGAATGGCAGAAGATAAATTTTAGGCTTACCTTATTGTGAGAGAAAGACGATGTGAGAGagtgataaagaaagaaagaaaaattaatgaGAGAGGCGGGAGTGAGGAAAGagaagaggagagaaaaaagTAAAAGGATGTAactaaatcccctaatttaaggcactaataatgaattgtatataatttgtaaatAATCCTTGTTTAAGGTGGGTAATATACAAAACTAGGACAATTTTTataaataactttcaaatattgtataggaaggaaaaaatcCCGAAATAAATTAACTGAGTCATTTTTGCAAATTCTGAAAGGATGTATTTTGTTGAAATAAGATAATTCAATTGGACCTAGGACCAATATTTGAGTTTTGGAACGAAAAAAAGAATGTAATTATTCAAGACTCTTCTGAGAATCCACCAAAGGAAAAACTCCTCTCGATTGTTGGCAGAAAACGAGGATAGAAAACAGTTTAGTGTTCAATTGAAAATTAGAGATGTTTCTGGTTAAAGACTTCGCATCATTACTCCTTTTGCAAATAACATATCAATAAGAATAGGTGGAGACGAGATTTGTAGTTTAAGGGTTCATAATTCTAATTTTTTAaagttattattttaaattaataatttgtacatatttcaTGAATTGCTTAAGAAAAGTATGAGGTTTGAATCAAAGATATTGCTTTTGGACGAACCTGTAACCAAAACTCTAGCTCCACCCATATTAGTAAATAGAAAATCTGTCTTGCCCAAGACTTAATTAGCTGAACCACATAGATGTTAGGATTTTTTTCTATATAACATACAACTTATATACAGTTTTATATAACTTTTTATTGTATAGAAACTGAACAAACACATACAATTTATAGATAACTTGATAAAATTCCAACCAAACCCACTCGAATCTTCATCGAACTCCCCTaaatttgagatataaactccaaaagaTATTCCCAATCATTTATAAAAATAtctaatccaaacaaataataaagCCGCAAAACTCGATTTTCTAATTCAAAACTTTTTAACGAAAAAAGAGACTTTCAGGGTGCTTCCTGGGAAATCCAAAAGATATTTCAGGCTAAGAAGTACTTTGCTAAGGCAGGATTGAATGAAGAAGATGTACAGAGGATGGTGGAGTGTCCCATTAAGCAAATATACAGATCCTTACAAGGAGAATTTCAAAAAGTACCATGGAGGAAGTTAGTGTGCAATAACCAAGGGCAGCCCAAGTGGATATTCATTTTGAGATTGGCAATTCAACAGAGGTTAGCAACCAAAGAGAGAGTGGAAAGATGAGGTGTAGTTACTGATCAAACATGCTCCATGTGCAACAAGGAAAATGAGATAGTCCAACATATGTTCTTCAAGTGTTAGGCAACAGGGAAGATCTGGAATGGTTTATTGAGAAGGCAAGAAATACAAAGAACACAACATGCATGTCAGGAAGAGATTACATAGCTGGCAAAGGTGACCAAAGCAAAGAGTGCAAGGACAACAATTTGCAGAATGACATTAGCAGCTGTTGTTTAACATTTTTGGCAAGAGAGGAACTCTGTGCTTTTCCAGAAGAAGAGAAGGATAGACACTACTTTACTTCATCTTATTATTCAGGAAGTGCACATAAGGACAGCTAAATTCCCTTATCTAGATAGAGCAATGTCATGAACCTAACCCCGAAccgagtcgtgatggcgcctctcgtgaagacaaggccatccaatTAACCCAATTCACTTTTCAAACAGTTAAACACCATAAaaacagtctaaaacatgatttaatgatactAAGTAGCGAATAATAGCAAATAAGTGCGAAAGTACAACTcgacacagccctaactggggtatcacaagtcacaatcatctaacaacactaagtcctcaaatgtaactacagagtttaaatactgaactaaggacataaaggaaagagatagggaggagctccgggctgtgaacgccaacagctacctaaagactcctgaaagatccgcctgaagctgaaatgaatcagcactcgggagcgggaccagctatgcctgaatctgcacacagggtgcaaggagtaaagtgagtactccaactgagtgagtaacaaatgtaaataacgactgaaagaaagaaaacacgtaaggcacaaggcattctataatgaagcagtaaaatcatttaaaaatagtaaaccagtaaaaagtcaagtaaaatcctctttcaacaagtaaacaagtaattgatagatagttaaggtaaagtaaccaaatagaagttcgccccttgCCGGAGAATTTTGGCACATTTCAATactaattgcttagattttagcttgttttgaATACAATTACCTCCCttacttatgtaattttagtgTTTTTGCAGTACATGAGGTTTAAGGACCCAAGAGCATGGAAATGAAAGCAAAAAGCcacaaaaaaacaagaaaagagtaaAATGTAGCAAAAATGTGGATATGTGATGCATTATGCGATCACAAACCCTACATGCGAGCCGCATAAGGTGCAAAAGATCGCAAATCAAAACAGAAAGTTAGCCAAAATCTAGTGCAAGAAATGCTGTCcagaatgcgatcgcataacagttgCGGACCATATAATGGACTGCAAACTCATCAGGAGAATTGCTGATGGAGGAAAATGCGACGcagaatgcgatcgcatagctagAATGCGGTCCGCAAACCCACAACACGACGACGACCTGGAAACTAGGGTTTTGAAGTGCGATGGGCATAAAgagaatgcggaccgcatgtctGATTTGCGACAAAAATGCGGTCCCATACTTGACCTGAAAGGGCATTTTTTGTCCGTTTTCTGTCTCGATTTTTGGccctctataaatagatttattgtgATTTTATGGGCTGATCTGGTCTGACTTTGAAGCTACAATACAAGGCAttaatattcctctcttttggaagcttttgggtcAAGAATCTTTCACTGtgtaagctttatggcattaAATAGTGTATTCCTTTTATATTTTAGTatgtgtagctaactttaaatactaaggttgtggaccctaaatgggtgttatgttaatggatgtttaacattgaatatatatataatggttatatatatatatatatatatatatataatggttggttgatatttatttacttctcattcttcatttattgttggtggttgcaaacattaacaagtgccattaaattcttgctttgcttgggaaagtgggttagaatttggaagaagtaaatatcaaagactcaaggctttaaaccttgtttaatagaatctcTTAGGAATAAGTGagttttatttggcatatattgattgttctgaattgcaactcttttatatttggaaaaaatcataaagaggaaatactacccaactattggaaaatattgggtagacatttagacatcatttgcatatcaaaaggaccttccattataaatatatcatattaacaccgatatcATTGCACTTCATTAAAGGTAACACAACATTGGTTTCTTTATTATTTACATTCTCAATGTTTGAACTAGTTGTTACTTCAAATCAAACTCAACTCATACTCTATTTACCATTAATTCATACTCTTGTTACCGTTAACTGGATAGGACTATGACTTTAGTCGAGCAACACACTAttcgagtaaccttttcacacctattccctgtgggattcgaccccaaccttgttgggttattatatttgacaccgaccgccttacactatttattaaagtgtaatttgagcgtatcaaattttggcgccgttgccggggaatacggttttgaaattactaattagtgtgtgctttactttacgtCTTATTGTATTCCATCACTCTTGGCTTGTTTTGCTTGGTGTTGATAGGAAAACATGTCTGAGTATGGTGATGACGTAGAggcagaaatgggagaaaatcCTTTTGCGGACATCCAGGAgtacattgaggatacaaatgctaTTGTACCTCCGGCTATTGGCGCTACAACGTTCAAGGTGGAACATGGTTTAATCCTTATGCTCAAAGCGGAGCGGTTTTTTAGTAATTCCACTGAAGATGATCAGACACAACATCTTAGAAACTTCTTGGGTGTGTGTGTACTGCATAAGCAAAATAATGTCTTTGATGATGCCTAAAGGTTGAGATGCTTAAAGTTTTCTCTAGCTGGGGATGCATGGAAATTGCTCCAAAATCTGCCCCCAAACTCCATTCATTCTTGGGTCGAATTTGTCCGAGCCTTCTTGTCTAAATGGTTTCCCCAAAGTAAGAAGTCGGAGCTccgggataaaattttctttttcaagcaagtacCGGGAGAACATCTACATGAGGCATGAGATCGTTTCAAATTATATCTGGTGAGGTCTCCCAACCATGGCTTTTGGGATTCTATTTTGTTGGAGAAATTCTACATGGGCTTGGATCCTATGAACCAATTTATAGCCAAGAATGCAACTGCCGGATCTTCATGGACAAATCATTCGCAAGGGTGACACAAATACTTGACAAAATGGCAAAGCATAATCAAGCATGGCACTCTTAGGATACTACAGGTGGAATTACATATGGTTCTCCTTCCTTGAGCAACATGATCAAGTAAAACCAAGAGAGAGATCAAGTGATTGTAGGGCTTGCTACAAATGTTAATGTATTGACAAAGATGTTCACTGAGAGCCAAACAAAGAAGGTAAATGTGGTTGAGGATGTGCAACCCGTATCCAATGAGGATTTTGAGGAAGCAAATTATGTCAACAACTCTCTAGGAGGGTACCAAAGGCAACAATACCAAGGTAAAGGACAACAAAACCAATGGAGGCCAAACCCACAAAGGCAAGGCCACCAACAATGGTGAAATGACCAAGGTGGCtcaaaccaaggaaattggaacaataatAACAACTTCTCAAACCGGAGTTCAAACCCTTATGTTCCCCCAAAGGGTCAATATTCAAATCAAGGTTCCTCAAGCGAGTCTAAGTTGGAAAGTATGCTTGAACgggtattgcaaaatcaagaaaaatcCGACACTTCTATGAGGAACATGAACGATCTTGTTGGCTCTCATACCGCATCGATTCAAAAATTGGAGATGCAAATGAGAGACCCCTCTAGGGAGCAAAATCCAAAGCAAATGGGAACACTCCATAGTGACACAATTGCGAACCAAAAGGGTAGTGGGAGTGGCCGAACTTGTCATGTCATGGTAATTACTAATAGGAGTGGGAAGGTACTACAAGGAGAGGGTGAACAAGTGGTTGAGAAAGAAGAGTTCGAGAAAGAGGTTGGGGTTGAAGAGCCAAGTGTTGTCGAAATTGAGAAAATTTCAGAAAATGCGCAAGTGCAAGAAGAGAATCGGGAAACggtaaaggaaaaggtaaaagagacaCCAAAAACTCTTCCACCTATTCCTAGACCTCCTCCTCCATTCCCTCAAAGACTCGCTAGGAAGGTTGATGATAGAAAACTCAAGAAGTTCTACGACATTCTCAAGCAATTATCGGTGAATATCccatttgtggaagcatttcaagagatgccGGGTTTTGCTAAGtatttgaaagatttgatcaCCAAGAATAAAACCACCAAAtatgaagtggtgaatgtgacaCACTGGGTTATTTCCATCATTGCAACATCACCCGTTCAAAAGAAAGAGGACCCGGGAGCTTTTACCATTCCTTGTACCATCGGGGTACATGATTTTGCAAGAACTCTTTGTGATAATGGAGCGAGCATCAACTTTATGCCTCTTTCCATTTACAAGAAAGTAGGATTATGCATGCCAAGGCCCACAAGTATGATATTGCAAATGGTCGATCGTTCCATCAAACGCCCGGTGGGAATTGTTGATGATGTACTTGTGAAGGTGGGAAAATTTCATTTACATGCCGACTTCGTAATCCTTGATTGTGCAGTTGACAAAGACATCCCTATCATCTTGGGGAGACCATTACTTGCCACGGGAAGAGCACTCATGGATTCAGAACGGAATGAGATTAAATTTTGTGTGAATGATGAAGAGGTTACATTCCAAGAAAGCAAGGGTATGAAACTACCGCATGAGTATGAAAGCATCTTGGTGATCGATGTTGTTGATGAAGTAGAGGATGCAGTtgaaatgaaaatggaagaaCAATTCCTCGGCGAAGCATTGGTAGCTATCTTGGTTAACTTTGATGGTGAGGATATGGAGGGATAATTGGAATCGGTAAATGCATTGGAGGGGCTTGGTTCTTACACTTATGTGCCAGAAAAGCTCTCTCTCGACTTGGAGAATAGAGCCACACCTCCCGCAAAGCCATCTATTATTGAGCTACCACAACTAGAGCTCAAACCACTTGCACCgcacttgaggtataaatttcttggctcaaatgatactttatcggtaattgtttcttctttgttgaatgatgtgcaggtagaacGGTTGTTGGAAGTCTTGAAGGAGCATAGGCAAGCCATTGGATGGACAATTGCGGACATCCGTGGGATTCTCGCGTGAATTTGTAAATACAAGATCCAACTAGAGAGCGAGAAAAAaccaagtgtggaacatcaaCGACGGTTGAACCCATCAATGCAAGATGTGGTAAAGAAGGAGataatcaagtggttggatgacggggtagtctaccccatttccgatagttctTGGGTAAGCCCGGTGCAACGTGTGCCGAAAAAGGGAGGCATGACCATGAtcgaaaatgagaaaaatgagctcatcccaacaagaacggtgaccagatggagggtatgcatggattatcGGAAGCTTAACAGTGCCACATGCAaagaccatttccctatgccttttattgatcaaatggtTGATCGGCTAGAGGGAAGGTGATTTTATTGCTTCCTTGATGGCTATTTtggctacaaccaaatcaacatagccttggaggatcaagagaaaatgACTTTCACTTGCCCGTATGGAACTTTTGCCTTTAGCCGGATgacatttggtttgtgcaatgatCTGACCGCATTTCAAAGATGCATGATGTCCATTTTCTCCGACATGGTAGAGGACTTTCtagaagtcttcatggatgacttctcgatAGTTGGTGATTCTTTTGAGAATTGTCTTCAC is a genomic window of Nicotiana tabacum cultivar K326 chromosome 16, ASM71507v2, whole genome shotgun sequence containing:
- the LOC107779308 gene encoding uncharacterized protein LOC107779308, translating into MNDLVGSHTASIQKLEMQMRDPSREQNPKQMGTLHSDTIANQKGSGSGRTCHVMVITNRSGKVLQGEGEQVVEKEEFEKEVGVEEPSVVEIEKISENAQVQEENRETVKEKVKETPKTLPPIPRPPPPFPQRLARKVDDRKLKKFYDILKQLSVNIPFVEAFQEMPGFAKYLKDLITKNKTTKYEVVNVTHWVISIIATSPVQKKEDPGAFTIPCTIGVHDFARTLCDNGASINFMPLSIYKKVGLCMPRPTSMILQMVDRSIKRPVGIVDDVLVKVGKFHLHADFVILDCAVDKDIPIILGRPLLATGRALMDSERNEIKFCVNDEEVTFQESKGMKLPHEYESILVIDVVDEVEDAVEMKMEEQFLGEALVERLLEVLKEHRQAIGWTIADIRGILA